The proteins below are encoded in one region of Dehalococcoidia bacterium:
- a CDS encoding 4-hydroxyphenylacetate 3-hydroxylase N-terminal domain-containing protein, protein MIRTPEQYVESLRDGRVVYQDGERVTDVVTRYKGMVERTASEFWIAVQPQYRSLFNMMEDGEEVSFSFKVPETGEDLQRRRTIIQTLNRNGIGGSRLTGIDGLNGVAYAAEKLDAAMGTKYSGHMRDYRAWCKKNDPSICAAVSDPKGNRRLHAEDPRQAHKDFYVRIVDRNNEGIYITGCKLHISESILSNELMVLPSRNHNETGKDYCVACAVPCNAKGVTFIATGGAAGGGHPMIIFDNVFVPWERVFMAGEWQFSRMMATSFARYHRLTAATYKHVHLQIVAGLARLMAEYNGLTHATRIQDMLAWLAMYADVTEALGKAAALDPVIDPETGFAMPNPVYTNCAKYWFASQWHEAMKYLQDITGGIAATIPSMKDWENPETRPYLEKYLQGDASFPTEERIRAIHAVINQGSAFYGVLAIHAEGSLATQKMVLYQMADWERFKAAGRRALGLPTDHPDFKDLPTRPPFQLPD, encoded by the coding sequence ATGATCAGGACTCCTGAGCAGTACGTGGAAAGCCTCAGGGACGGCAGGGTGGTCTACCAGGACGGAGAAAGGGTCACCGATGTCGTAACGCGATACAAGGGCATGGTGGAGCGGACAGCGTCCGAATTCTGGATCGCCGTGCAGCCTCAGTACCGCTCTCTGTTCAACATGATGGAGGACGGGGAGGAAGTCTCCTTCTCCTTTAAAGTCCCGGAGACGGGCGAGGACCTGCAACGCCGAAGGACGATCATTCAGACGCTGAACCGGAACGGTATCGGCGGGTCACGCCTCACCGGTATCGATGGGCTGAACGGCGTCGCTTATGCCGCAGAGAAGCTCGACGCTGCGATGGGCACCAAGTATTCAGGGCACATGCGCGACTATCGCGCCTGGTGCAAGAAGAATGACCCGAGCATCTGTGCCGCGGTAAGCGATCCCAAGGGAAACAGGCGGCTACACGCCGAAGACCCCCGCCAGGCCCACAAGGACTTCTACGTCCGCATCGTCGACCGCAACAACGAGGGGATCTACATAACCGGCTGCAAACTCCACATCAGCGAGTCCATTCTCTCCAACGAGTTGATGGTCCTTCCCTCGCGCAACCACAACGAGACGGGCAAGGACTACTGCGTGGCCTGCGCCGTCCCCTGCAATGCCAAGGGCGTGACCTTTATCGCCACGGGCGGGGCCGCCGGCGGCGGGCACCCGATGATAATCTTCGACAACGTCTTCGTTCCCTGGGAGAGGGTGTTCATGGCGGGCGAGTGGCAGTTTTCCCGTATGATGGCCACTTCCTTCGCGCGCTACCATCGGCTGACGGCTGCCACTTACAAGCACGTCCACCTTCAGATCGTTGCCGGACTCGCCAGGCTGATGGCCGAGTACAACGGACTGACGCACGCCACCCGCATCCAGGACATGCTCGCCTGGCTCGCGATGTACGCCGACGTGACGGAAGCCCTCGGCAAGGCCGCCGCCCTCGACCCGGTGATCGACCCTGAGACGGGTTTCGCGATGCCCAACCCTGTTTACACTAACTGCGCTAAGTACTGGTTCGCCTCGCAGTGGCACGAAGCAATGAAGTACCTCCAGGACATCACCGGCGGCATCGCGGCGACGATCCCATCCATGAAGGACTGGGAAAACCCGGAGACGCGTCCCTACCTGGAGAAGTACCTGCAGGGCGACGCGTCGTTCCCGACCGAAGAGCGCATCCGCGCCATCCACGCCGTAATAAACCAGGGCTCCGCCTTCTACGGCGTGCTTGCCATCCACGCGGAGGGCTCGCTGGCCACCCAGAAGATGGTCCTCTACCAGATGGCCGACTGGGAGCGCTTCAAGGCCGCCGGCAGGCGCGCGCTGGGGCTGCCCACCGACCACCCCGACTTCAAGGACCTGCCCACCCGGCCACCTTTCCAACTTCCTGACTGA
- a CDS encoding CoA-binding protein, with protein MAWDEGFEAAFNPRSVAILGASTKERGGGNGFLMGLKDMEYPGRLYPINPNAEEIMGLKCYPSLAAVPEVPDLVIVAVSAGRAEQALEECIAKGARNIHMFTAGFAETGEEEGEELAKRLREIAARGKLNIVGPNCMGIYSPRGRISPWGKLPAEVGPIAMITQSGALGSEFVRLCPDYGLLMSKVISYGNGYVMDCTDFLEYFEKDPETQYIAMYLEGVRDGRKLLEQVRRISPKKPVVVLKGGLTSAGAKAAASHTGSLAGENVVWDAFFKQSGAIPVDSMEEMVDVLQALVRLPPSTGRGVLLIGGAGGTGVHAADVCAREGLEVPTIEEAVQAELREFIGVAGTSVRNPMDVGMQLRGPEDFVRVLEIVEKDRLVDFILMVVQVFPRRMGWRGGPRQMFRVLLKFVKRRRKPFVVAMRIPQENLETERDRLYAMKNFIKAGVPVFKTIDRACRALYKYSGYYRWLEEQEKLREEVGEKTAVV; from the coding sequence ATGGCCTGGGATGAAGGATTTGAGGCTGCTTTCAATCCCCGCTCCGTCGCGATTCTCGGCGCTTCGACGAAGGAGCGGGGTGGTGGGAACGGCTTCCTGATGGGCCTGAAGGACATGGAGTACCCGGGACGCCTCTACCCCATCAACCCCAACGCGGAAGAGATCATGGGGCTCAAGTGCTACCCCTCTCTCGCGGCCGTCCCCGAGGTGCCCGACCTCGTGATCGTGGCGGTGAGCGCAGGGCGCGCGGAGCAGGCGCTTGAAGAGTGCATCGCGAAGGGCGCGCGGAACATCCACATGTTCACCGCCGGCTTTGCCGAGACCGGCGAGGAGGAAGGCGAGGAGCTGGCCAAGCGCCTGCGCGAGATCGCGGCGCGAGGAAAGCTGAACATCGTCGGGCCCAACTGCATGGGCATCTACTCGCCGCGAGGCCGCATCTCGCCCTGGGGCAAGCTTCCCGCCGAGGTCGGGCCCATCGCCATGATCACGCAGAGCGGCGCCCTGGGCAGCGAATTCGTCCGCCTGTGCCCGGACTACGGCCTCCTCATGAGCAAGGTCATCTCCTACGGCAACGGCTACGTGATGGACTGCACCGATTTCCTCGAGTACTTCGAGAAAGACCCCGAAACGCAGTACATCGCCATGTACCTCGAAGGCGTGCGCGATGGCCGGAAGCTGCTGGAGCAGGTGCGGCGCATATCGCCGAAGAAGCCGGTCGTCGTGCTGAAGGGCGGGCTGACCTCCGCCGGCGCGAAAGCGGCCGCCTCCCATACCGGCTCCCTCGCGGGCGAGAACGTTGTCTGGGACGCCTTTTTCAAGCAGTCGGGCGCAATCCCCGTCGACTCGATGGAGGAGATGGTCGATGTCCTTCAGGCGCTCGTCCGCCTGCCGCCGTCGACAGGGCGCGGCGTCCTCCTCATCGGGGGGGCGGGCGGCACCGGCGTCCACGCCGCCGACGTCTGCGCGCGCGAGGGGCTCGAAGTGCCGACGATCGAGGAAGCGGTGCAGGCGGAGCTGAGGGAGTTCATCGGCGTGGCGGGCACGAGCGTGCGCAACCCCATGGACGTCGGTATGCAGCTCCGCGGCCCCGAGGACTTTGTCCGCGTCCTCGAAATCGTCGAGAAAGACCGCCTTGTCGACTTTATCCTCATGGTTGTTCAGGTGTTTCCCCGTCGGATGGGCTGGCGCGGGGGCCCGAGGCAGATGTTCCGTGTGCTGCTGAAGTTCGTCAAACGGCGCCGCAAGCCGTTCGTCGTAGCGATGCGCATCCCCCAGGAGAACCTGGAGACGGAACGAGACCGCCTGTATGCCATGAAGAACTTCATCAAGGCGGGCGTGCCCGTCTTCAAGACGATCGACAGGGCCTGCCGCGCACTCTACAAGTATTCTGGCTATTACCGATGGCTCGAAGAACAGGAGAAACTGCGAGAGGAGGTAGGTGAAAAGACAGCAGTCGTCTGA
- a CDS encoding alpha/beta hydrolase, whose translation MKVRANGITQNYELAGDGDCLVLIHGAGDNLHMWYNQVPALSQRYRVLTYDVRGFGETELPEGAVDMGLLAEDLYQLLRALEIDSAFVLGYSMGGRIGLQFAIDRPEVVRALVLANSGVGIAPPSPEAQERRRRLIGLLEQGDLETVSEQMTATSFSPGLKERDPEKFEAYKSIKLRNDPRAFARLWGALVAASPPDLGRLACPVLVIAGSQDAFTPLEAARATAAAIPGSRLEVLPTGHAAAIEAPQEFNRVVTDFLAGLR comes from the coding sequence ATGAAGGTCCGCGCCAACGGCATAACGCAGAACTACGAGCTCGCCGGGGACGGCGACTGCCTGGTCCTCATCCACGGCGCCGGCGACAACCTCCACATGTGGTACAACCAGGTTCCCGCGTTGTCGCAGCGGTACCGCGTGCTCACCTACGACGTGCGCGGCTTTGGCGAGACGGAGCTGCCGGAGGGCGCGGTCGACATGGGGCTGCTCGCCGAAGACCTCTACCAGCTTCTGCGTGCGCTCGAAATCGACAGCGCGTTCGTCCTCGGCTACTCGATGGGCGGGCGCATCGGCCTCCAGTTTGCGATAGACCGGCCCGAGGTGGTGCGGGCGCTTGTCCTCGCCAACAGCGGCGTGGGCATTGCGCCGCCGTCGCCGGAGGCGCAGGAGCGGCGCCGCCGGCTCATCGGACTGCTGGAGCAGGGCGATCTGGAGACCGTCTCCGAGCAGATGACCGCGACCTCGTTTTCGCCTGGCCTCAAAGAGCGCGACCCCGAGAAGTTCGAGGCGTACAAGTCGATTAAGCTCCGGAACGACCCGCGGGCGTTCGCCCGACTGTGGGGAGCCCTCGTGGCGGCCTCGCCGCCCGATCTCGGCCGCCTCGCCTGCCCGGTGCTGGTGATCGCGGGCAGTCAGGACGCTTTCACGCCCCTCGAGGCTGCGCGCGCCACCGCCGCCGCCATACCGGGAAGCCGCCTCGAAGTGTTGCCGACAGGGCACGCCGCAGCCATCGAGGCGCCGCAGGAGTTCAATAGAGTCGTCACCGACTTCCTGGCTGGCCTACGTTGA
- a CDS encoding DUF2905 domain-containing protein, which translates to MDVVARSLIIFGVVIALVGVLLLLAPHVPLLGKLPGDFSIKRNGFSFYFPLTTMILVSLLLTIVANVVFRLISR; encoded by the coding sequence ATGGACGTAGTTGCGCGCTCTCTGATCATATTCGGCGTAGTCATCGCGCTCGTGGGGGTGCTGCTGCTTCTGGCGCCCCACGTGCCGCTGCTGGGCAAGCTGCCGGGCGACTTCTCCATCAAGCGGAACGGCTTCTCGTTCTACTTCCCCTTGACGACGATGATACTGGTTAGCCTGCTCCTCACCATCGTCGCCAACGTCGTTTTCCGCCTCATTAGCCGCTGA
- a CDS encoding alpha/beta hydrolase, translated as MPWMERGNARIYYEDVGKGEPIITTHGVAENGGYWSETGVTQRLAERYRVISMDMRAHGQTVVEGEPLGFDVDTVADDIGALADHLGFERFHLLTHATGGMAGVRYAMGHSDRLISLMLTDTGSATQLVFPGVTEEQMREGMEAWATGFETADHDQIVAGAKVNPGPFLFRMAQLPEAERMYGVWERILRRNDLKTVAKFLRTFYTDPDPHIDRLRQIKCPTLVLLGEFDVVFIEASELMAREIPDARHVVLKGVGHMTAIEDTEGTVRELLDFLDTVKTTGKANR; from the coding sequence ATGCCCTGGATGGAGCGCGGGAACGCCCGCATATACTACGAAGACGTCGGCAAAGGCGAGCCCATAATCACAACACACGGCGTGGCCGAGAACGGCGGTTACTGGAGCGAGACGGGGGTGACGCAACGGCTGGCGGAGCGCTACCGCGTCATCTCGATGGATATGCGCGCGCACGGGCAGACGGTTGTTGAAGGCGAACCCCTCGGCTTCGACGTCGATACGGTGGCGGACGATATCGGCGCCCTGGCCGATCACCTCGGGTTCGAGCGCTTCCACCTGCTGACGCACGCGACCGGCGGCATGGCAGGCGTGCGGTATGCGATGGGCCACTCCGACCGCCTGATAAGCCTCATGCTCACCGATACGGGGTCGGCCACGCAGCTCGTCTTTCCCGGCGTGACGGAAGAGCAGATGCGCGAGGGGATGGAAGCGTGGGCGACGGGCTTTGAGACCGCCGATCACGACCAGATCGTCGCGGGGGCGAAGGTGAACCCGGGGCCGTTCCTCTTCCGCATGGCGCAGCTCCCTGAAGCGGAGCGTATGTACGGCGTTTGGGAACGCATACTACGCCGCAACGACCTGAAGACGGTGGCGAAGTTCCTGCGCACTTTCTACACCGACCCCGATCCGCACATCGACAGGCTGCGTCAGATCAAGTGCCCCACGCTGGTGCTGCTGGGCGAGTTCGATGTCGTCTTCATCGAGGCGAGCGAGTTGATGGCGCGCGAGATCCCGGATGCGCGCCACGTGGTACTGAAAGGGGTCGGGCACATGACGGCCATCGAGGACACGGAGGGGACGGTCCGCGAGCTGCTCGACTTTCTCGACACGGTGAAAACGACGGGGAAAGCGAACCGCTAG
- a CDS encoding dihydrolipoamide acetyltransferase family protein encodes MAYEVVMPQMGAEMKEGKLIRWLKNEGDPVTRGEAIAEIETDKANVEIEAFEGGIFGRVLAQPGETVAVGQVIAIITAPGEEMGEAAPPAPEKERAAAAEEQPAPAPPEKAPPKEAEAPARAEEEFIRVSPVARRIAEEKGVDLRQVRGSGPEGRIVRRDVEAFLQRIAAPPEAAPPEAAPPAPPAAVPMSRMRQTIARRMSQSKREAPHYYVVVDVDMTEAQRMRSQLNASLGEEARVSVNDLLVKAAAKALAMHPMFNTWFVDGEVRRHEAQNVCIAIALEEGLIAPAILEAGRKNVVEIAAASRSLAERAKSGTLKAEEYSGGTFTVSNLGMFGVEELIAIIQPPQTAILGVGAIRQTPVVRDGAIVVAEMMKLALSGDHRVTDGAQGAEFLGEIKRLLEAPLHLLL; translated from the coding sequence ATGGCCTACGAAGTCGTCATGCCCCAGATGGGCGCGGAGATGAAGGAAGGCAAGCTCATCCGCTGGCTGAAGAACGAGGGCGACCCCGTGACCCGTGGCGAAGCCATCGCCGAGATCGAGACCGACAAGGCGAACGTCGAGATCGAGGCGTTCGAGGGCGGCATCTTCGGCCGGGTGCTGGCGCAGCCGGGCGAAACGGTGGCCGTCGGCCAGGTGATAGCGATCATCACCGCCCCCGGCGAGGAGATGGGCGAGGCGGCGCCGCCGGCCCCTGAGAAGGAGCGCGCCGCCGCAGCAGAAGAACAGCCGGCTCCTGCTCCTCCGGAGAAAGCGCCGCCCAAAGAGGCGGAAGCGCCGGCCCGCGCCGAGGAGGAGTTCATCCGCGTATCACCGGTGGCGCGGCGCATCGCCGAAGAGAAGGGCGTCGATCTGCGGCAGGTCCGCGGCTCAGGCCCGGAAGGGCGCATCGTCCGCCGCGACGTGGAAGCGTTCCTCCAGCGGATAGCGGCGCCGCCCGAAGCCGCTCCGCCGGAGGCTGCGCCGCCTGCTCCTCCTGCCGCCGTGCCCATGAGCAGGATGCGCCAGACGATAGCCCGCCGCATGAGCCAGAGCAAGCGCGAGGCGCCCCACTACTACGTCGTCGTCGACGTCGATATGACGGAGGCGCAGCGGATGCGCTCGCAGCTCAACGCTTCGCTCGGAGAAGAGGCGCGCGTGTCGGTGAACGACCTGCTTGTCAAGGCGGCGGCGAAGGCGCTTGCGATGCACCCCATGTTCAACACCTGGTTCGTCGACGGCGAGGTGCGCCGGCACGAGGCGCAGAACGTCTGCATCGCCATAGCGCTCGAAGAGGGGCTCATCGCGCCGGCAATCCTCGAGGCGGGACGAAAGAACGTCGTCGAGATAGCAGCCGCGAGCCGCAGCCTGGCGGAGCGCGCGAAGTCGGGTACGCTGAAGGCGGAGGAGTATTCCGGCGGCACCTTTACCGTGAGCAACCTGGGGATGTTCGGCGTCGAGGAGCTGATAGCGATAATCCAGCCGCCCCAGACGGCGATACTGGGCGTCGGCGCCATCCGGCAGACGCCCGTCGTCCGAGACGGTGCAATCGTGGTCGCCGAGATGATGAAGCTGGCGCTTTCGGGCGACCACCGCGTGACGGATGGGGCGCAGGGCGCCGAGTTCCTGGGTGAGATCAAGCGGCTGCTGGAGGCGCCGCTTCACCTGCTGCTGTAG
- a CDS encoding alpha-ketoacid dehydrogenase subunit beta yields the protein MAEIALREALRQTLREELQSDERVIIMGEDIGAYGGSYGVTRGLQEEFGEERVRDTPISESAVVGCGIGAAMGGLRPVVELMTINFSFLAFDQIINNASKLFYMSGGQINVPLVIRMASGGGAQLSAQHSHDLAGWYAHVPGLKVVVPSTPYDARGLLKTALRDQNPVIFIEHTALYGLKGEVPEEEYSVPFGQAQVYRPGDDVTIIGYSGSVHQAARAAETLAERGVDAEVINLRTLRPLDIDAIIQSAKKTGRVIVVEDDWRFGGFAAEIAALIQEKAFDYLDAPVARVCGADVPMPYAKPLETAALPSEDEIVRVALAMV from the coding sequence ATGGCAGAGATTGCACTGCGCGAGGCGCTTCGGCAGACGCTGCGTGAGGAGCTACAGAGCGACGAGCGCGTAATCATCATGGGGGAGGACATCGGCGCTTACGGCGGCTCCTACGGCGTGACCCGTGGCCTCCAGGAAGAGTTCGGCGAGGAGCGCGTCCGCGACACGCCTATCTCGGAGTCGGCCGTCGTCGGCTGCGGGATCGGCGCCGCGATGGGCGGGCTGCGCCCCGTCGTCGAGCTGATGACGATCAACTTCAGCTTCCTCGCCTTCGACCAGATAATCAATAACGCCTCCAAGCTCTTCTACATGTCGGGCGGGCAGATCAACGTCCCGCTCGTCATCCGCATGGCGAGCGGCGGCGGCGCCCAGCTCTCCGCGCAGCACTCCCACGACCTCGCGGGGTGGTACGCGCACGTGCCCGGCCTCAAGGTCGTCGTGCCTTCCACCCCCTACGACGCCCGCGGCCTCCTCAAGACCGCCCTTCGCGACCAGAACCCCGTCATTTTCATCGAGCACACCGCCCTCTATGGCCTGAAAGGGGAGGTGCCGGAAGAGGAGTACTCCGTACCTTTCGGGCAGGCGCAGGTCTACCGCCCCGGCGATGACGTCACCATCATCGGGTATTCGGGCAGCGTGCACCAGGCGGCCCGAGCGGCGGAGACGCTGGCGGAGCGCGGCGTCGACGCCGAGGTGATCAACCTACGCACGCTGCGCCCGCTGGACATCGACGCGATCATCCAATCGGCGAAGAAGACGGGCCGCGTAATCGTCGTCGAGGACGACTGGCGCTTCGGCGGCTTCGCGGCGGAGATCGCGGCGCTGATCCAGGAGAAAGCCTTCGACTACCTGGACGCCCCGGTCGCCCGCGTCTGCGGCGCCGACGTCCCCATGCCGTACGCCAAACCGCTGGAGACAGCCGCGCTGCCAAGCGAAGACGAGATCGTTCGCGTCGCCCTCGCGATGGTGTAG
- the pdhA gene encoding pyruvate dehydrogenase (acetyl-transferring) E1 component subunit alpha, which translates to MTTTRTRARNQTELLDLLRQMMLIRRFEEKSAEMYARGRIAGFLHLYIGQEAVGVGATAAVRADDYIVSHYRDHGQALARGLEPGAIMAELFGRTTGVSKGRGGSMHLFDVSRRFMGGYAIVGGHLPLACGLGLACKQLHTGNIVLCFFGDGAVNQGEFHESLNLAAIWRLPVVFLCENNLYGMGTNVRRVSAEPDIWKRACAYNIPAEQVDGMDVLAVRDLVRKAVDHARGDKGAYFIEAVTYRFRGHSMADPELYRTKEEVQKWRENDPIVRFRRLLEERGALDEKRFQQMESEIEQIVEDAAAFAEQSPHPDVSTLYEHVYKE; encoded by the coding sequence AGATGATGCTCATCCGCCGCTTTGAGGAGAAGTCGGCGGAGATGTATGCCCGCGGCCGCATAGCCGGCTTCCTCCACCTGTATATCGGGCAGGAGGCCGTCGGCGTGGGAGCGACAGCCGCCGTCCGCGCCGATGACTACATCGTCAGCCACTACCGCGACCACGGGCAGGCGCTGGCGCGCGGCCTCGAGCCGGGAGCGATCATGGCGGAGCTTTTCGGGCGCACCACGGGCGTGAGCAAGGGCCGCGGTGGCTCCATGCACCTCTTCGACGTGTCGCGACGTTTCATGGGTGGCTACGCCATCGTCGGCGGGCACCTGCCGCTGGCCTGTGGGCTGGGCCTCGCATGCAAGCAGCTCCACACCGGCAACATCGTCCTGTGCTTCTTCGGCGACGGCGCGGTCAACCAGGGCGAGTTCCACGAGTCGCTCAACCTGGCGGCTATCTGGCGCCTCCCCGTCGTCTTCCTCTGCGAAAACAACCTCTACGGCATGGGCACGAACGTCCGCCGCGTCTCCGCCGAGCCCGACATCTGGAAGCGCGCCTGCGCCTACAACATCCCCGCCGAGCAGGTCGACGGCATGGACGTGCTGGCGGTGCGCGACCTCGTGCGCAAGGCCGTCGACCACGCGCGGGGCGACAAGGGCGCCTATTTCATCGAGGCGGTCACCTATCGCTTTCGCGGCCACTCGATGGCGGACCCCGAGCTCTATCGCACGAAGGAAGAGGTGCAGAAGTGGCGGGAAAACGACCCCATCGTCCGCTTCCGCCGCCTGCTGGAGGAACGGGGCGCGCTCGACGAGAAGCGCTTCCAGCAGATGGAGAGCGAGATCGAACAGATCGTCGAGGATGCCGCCGCGTTCGCGGAACAGAGCCCCCACCCCGACGTCTCCACGCTCTACGAGCACGTGTACAAGGAGTAG